A window of Sedimentibacter sp. MB31-C6 genomic DNA:
AAAATTAAGCATAATCAAAGCAAATTTTTCAAATGGTAATCCATTATATTTAAAAAATCCTATTAAAAACAATGGAACTCCTGTAAACATAATTACCCAACTTGCAACCTCATCTCCAATGTATGATTTCAAAAATAAATACAATGGTATATTTATAGCTAAGGCAACACCTAAACAAACAATCTGTCTTAATGTTAATCCAGCAAATAATGTTTCTTTATAACTTCTTATTTCTTTTGGTGTTTTAATTTCAATCATTTAATATACCCCCACAATTTGTTTAGCCCAATTTTTAGACTGAGACAAAGTATATAATAAGACTACACTAGATGTTATAGTGCCTATCATACCTAATTCTGCATTTTCACTACCTGCAGAAGCAACTATTGTATTTGCTATCCCAGTAAATGACATACAAGCAATTAAAATTATAAGTCCTTGTAAGCAAACGGAAATATAATGCTGTATAAATCTTTTTGCAATATTGTTATGTTCTTCATTTGGCATAGTCGATAAAGGTAATGGCGAAAGTGCTGTATAGATGTAAATTTCAATAATTCGTCCATAACATATAACTTGTATAATGATTTTAACAATTAACATAATAAAGTTCATAGGCATTAATTTAATCTGAAACATAATTAATTCCATCATTTTCATATTTTCTAATTGTGTTTTTAAAACCTCAATATCAACTATGGTTTGAATTGTACCAGGAGAAGAATATACTAATGAAATTACATCTGAAATTGATTGATATACGAAATTTAATAATTCAAAACTACTTTTCATTATTACCTTTGCTAATATAACTCTTATTAGAATTTTAATAATATTTTCAATTCTAGCCACTCTAAATGTTATTGTTTTATTGAAAAGATCTAACATAAAAAACAATGCTAACAAACTATAACCTATTGGTAAAATACAGTTGAAAATCCCCTCAACCATATTCCATAATCCTGGTATTGAATTTTGTGGCTGAGTAATTATATCTGTGATTAATCCTAAATCAGAATTTAACTTATTAAATAACTGATCTACATCCGAAACTATATTGTCTATATTCATATTTCCTCCTTGAAGCAAAGGATAATTCAATTACGATTACCCTTTGCTAATAAGTTTATAAACCTAACAACGTTTTATATGCTATAGATAATCCAAATACCATAAGACCAGCTACAAGAAACAAAATGCCATTTCTTTTCTGTCCAGCATCATGATCTGAAAGTGAAAATGCAACTTGTATTCCTCCCCAGAATGCTACTAAAAGACCAACTCTTCCAACCCATGCAGCTATCCATGCTACCATGTTGTCAAACTTATCTACACCTGCTGTGTCAGATGCAAATACCATAATATTATTTAAAATACTAATGCTTATTGTTGTAAAAACAATTTTAATATGTAATGATAACTTCTTTAAATTATTCATACTATTATTTCTCCTCTTCAATATAATTTTCGTTTAGATTTATTTGTAATTCGCTTTCTAAAATAGATGAAATATCTTCTTCAAAAATAGCATTTTCAAATAATTCTTTTATTTGTTCTATTTCTAATTCAAAATCTTTCATCTTATAACTTTCAAGAATCTTAATACGCTCCTCTTCTTTTTCCTTGTTCTTTTCTATTTCTCTAACTTTACTATAATCAAAATAATTTTCATTAGTAGCTTCATATAAATATATATAATTCTTGTGGTCATATAGATTATATTTTTTTGAATAAAAAGGGAACATGCCTCTTATTAACAATATACAATCTTCGTCTGGCATTCTTCCTATTTCATCAGGCTGCAAAAGTTCACGGCCATGAATACCATAGTTATATGAAGTGCTTCCTTGTCTACCTTTTGAGTAGTTGATATTCCTTGTATCTATAGTCTCTTTTCCTAAACTTTTACTTATATATTCTAGTGTAGATTGCTCCTGACCCCCTAGAAATAATGTAGAATCACAATTACCAGTTATACTTTCCCAATTGTACTTATATAGTTCTTTCAATTGAGCCATATTTTGAATTATAATATTTGAACTAATTTCTCTACTACGCATAGTAGCTATTTTTTTCTCAAAGTCAGGTATCTGCCCTATGTTGGCAAATTCATCTAGTATAAACCTAACATGAGTTTTAAGTCTTCCATCTTTAGTCTTAAAATCTGCAATATAATATAATCTTTCAAACAATTGTCCATACATCATAGACACAAGAAAGTTAAATGTAGTATCACTATCTGGAATAACTACAAATAATGCTGTTTTTTCTTCGGCAATACGTTCTAGTTCTAAATCATCTTTAGCGGTTAAATTGGAAACTGCCTCTATATTAAAAAGCGACAACCTCACACCAACAGAAATTAAAATACTCTTAATTGTTTTTCCAGCTCCTAGTTTAAAAATATTGTATTGTCTAACTGCAATATGATTAGGCTTCTCTTCTCTTAATTGTTTAAATATAATATCTAAATCACTTTCATAATCTTCATCTTCTTCCCTTACACTTGCATATCGCAATAACTCCATAACTGTTTTGAAATTTTGTTCCTCTGGAATAAGCTCATACCACATAAAATAAAAAATTGATTGTAATAAAGCAACTTCTGACTTTTCCCAGAAAGGATCATTCCCTCCTCCTGTTTTAGGATTTGTGTTCTTTATTAAACCATTGATAACTTTCATAACGTCATTTTCAGTTCTTATATAGACAAAAGGATTATAGCGACTGCTATAATCCATATCTATAAGATTAAAAACTTTTATTTTATATCCTTTTTTATATAATAATGAGCCTGTTTCCCTTAACAATTCACCTTTCGGATCAGTAATTACATATGAAGTATTAGCTTGCATAATGTTGGGCTTTACATAAAATCTTGTTTTTCCTGAACCTGAGCCTCCAACAACCAATACATTAAGATTCTTTCTAGTCTTTTTAGTATTTAAACTCATTTGCTCTGTTTCTGTGAATACAATATTGTTGTTTTCATCTTTATCAATTATTTTTTTTATTTCTTCTTTTCCAGCCCAGCTTGCAGTACCATGTTCTTTACCAAACATATATTTTTTATCAGATGTTATGAAGTATATAGCAACCGACCAATACAATAAACTAACAAATATCAATAACTTTAAATCTTGTTTTTGAGGTATAAAAAAAGGAACTGTTTTAATATGATTTTCTATGTCATTTTGAAATCTATCAAGCATAGTATAATCAAAATGTTCATAGCTATTAAATACAGTTCCTATATGTATTGCCATATATGATATAAATATAAATAACAGTATAAAAAATATTGTTAATTGAATCTTATACCTTTTACGCCTCTGCTGATCCGTCACTATCTGTCTCTCCCTTCCTTCGTTTTAGTTTTTTCTTTTGTTTTCTTATTGGTTTTTTTGGCCCGCACCTCCTTAATGTTATCGTCTATCTCTTTCATAGTCTTTCTATCTTTTTTTACTTCTACTTTATTATTAACCTCATTTTTATTTAATTCTATGTTATTAATTTTTTCTTTTAACTTTTCTAATTCTACATCACCATAAACATATTCAGGACTAGAAAATGTCTTACCAACATCATTAACTCGTTTTTGAATTTCTTCCATATTAAAATCATTTTTATTTAAAATTTCTTGATTACCGTTAATATTAATCTCAACTTCTAAAGTATCTTTTTTTGTATTTTCTATTATTTTAATACAATCATCTAAATTGTCTTTATCTACTATATATGTTTTTAATATTTCTTTATTTTCATTATTGATTTGTATGTAATCATTTGGGCTCTCTTTATCAAGAATATACAATCCTCTATCTTTGCCAATAATATATTCACTCAGCATGCTGATATCAGCCTCTTTATCAATACCATTGACTTTTTCATCGGTCATTTTTTCTAATATCTTATTTACTATCTCTGCTTCACTTTTTTTATATACATAACTTACTTTATTGTCACTTTTACTCACATCAAATATTGCATAAGTTAGACCTGTTGTTTTAGCTTTAGCAGCAAATATAGCTGCATCTTTATCATTTAAATCAAGAGTAACTAACTCCTCACCACTTGTTATGAGTCTTTTTATATTAACCTCCCCAGTATTTAATTTCCTATCAAGTTTATTTAATAAAGAAAGGAACAAATATTTTAACATTTCTCCACCTAATTTAGAAATGTCTTTAAACCCCTCTTTGCTTAAATCTGCTGCAAATCCCATTAAGATTGCTGAAGTATCTCCACCTGTATTCATTATCTCTCTCCTTTATCATTATTTTTTTCTTTACTTTTATTTTCCGATGCTTGTTTAGATTTCTTATATTCATCTTTGGCGATGCTCACATCTTTCATAGTTTTCTTGTTTAGTTTTTCAAACTTGGCTTTTTGCTTAATTATATCTCCTTGAATAATTAATGGACAACTTGGCTCTACATATACAGAGTACTTACCATCTTTCTCAAATGCAATATATTTAAACTTATCACAATTATCATTTTGAAATTCTTTTAATGTTTCTTCTCTAACATTATTAAATCCTTTGACACCTTTAATTTGTTTAATTTTATTCCAATCAATATTTCCTTCAACTTCCTGCAATATTTTAATATCATTTACTAATATCAAGTTTTTGAGTTCTTTTATTTTATCAATTGGAACAGTTATGTTCATTCCAAACTTAACTCCACTTTCTTTTGATATAAAAGGTATGTCCAACTCTTCTATTTGCTTCTTTATATTCAAATAGTCTTCATTAGATATCCTTATATATCCTCGCGTACTTTGTTCATCCATTAGTTTTAGTAACTCAGACTTTTTATTATTAACCATATTTGATTTTTCTAGCGGTTCTGTTTTTCCCGAGGCTTTTTTATATTCAGCTTGTAGTCTTTCAAGTTCTTCCTTTGAATAAACAATTACCGGGTTCTTGAATTGAACTATAGTTTCAATAATTTTTTCAATTTGCTCTCGTCTTGAAAGATAGTTTACCGGTCCTTCAGTTACACCTTTATGAGCTGCATCATCTATGTATAGTTCTTGTACACCTTTTACATTTACAAAAGTCATGAATCTTTCAATTTTTTTATCATCTTTTATCAGATCAGATATAACTTTTTTTATATTCACATCAAGTTCACTTAATTGTTCAAATGTTGATGACATTTCTTTTGTAATTTCAATACTATGTTCATCAAATGTCTTTATAAATATAGAGTTACCATCATCTTTATTATAGATGCCTATAAAATTTGTTGGATCTTCTTTAATATTTTCATCAAACTCATTATATAAATTATTATCCTCATAATCCATATTATTATCTCTCCTTTTCGTTTTCATCTTTCATTTTAGTTTCCAGCTGTATATCTTTTATAAATTTATCTCTTTCATATTTATTAAGATAATTTTGCAAACCTAGTATTTTATCTAGTTCTTTAAATGTATTATTTATTTCATTATCAACCCCTTTCGTTTTTTCGATTACTTCATTTCTTTGGTTAATGAAATTTTCGTATTGAAGTTCATCTTTTAAACTAAATTTCTCTAACCTATTTTTACAACTTTCAAACTTTTCTATTTCATAAGCATTTTTCTTTTTATAAACCCCCTTCAAAATTACCCGTTCATACTCATCATGATATTTCTTATATTTATAATATAATTCGATTTCAGTACAAACGGCTTCCATTTTAATTTCTAATGTCTTTAATTTTTCCTTTTTTGTTTCTACTTGTTTGATTTTACCATTTAATATATCAATTTGTTTTTGTACATCACCCCTAGTATGTAGATTGTATTTATGTAAAAGATTTAATTTACTTGATAAATCTTTTATACCATTTATAGCTTTTTTCTGTGCATATGTATATTTTATTGGCCTCTTATCTTTTTCAAATGAATTTTGATTATTATTAAAAATTATTTTAAATAATAAAATTATAAGCTTTATATTAGTTTCTAATGATGATTGCCTATATGATAATTTTCTTATCTGGTATTCAAAACTCTTTTTATCAATTTTATAATATTTTTTATTTTTTGATCTAAAGCTTCTAATATTATGTTCCTTAAATTTTATTCTTTGTTTTATACTATGTTCGTCATAATCTATACCGAGCGTTTTACCTCTAACAGCTCTATTCATTCCTTGCTTTTTGAAAGTCATATATTTTACATTTCCATGTTTAATATAGTAACCTTCTGATTTCATCTTTCTAATAAAATCTTCAAAGCTTTCTGAAGAAGAAATAACATAGTCAATATCTTCTCTAACAATATCTTTCCATGAAGTTTTATTCTTACTTTCTTGCCATTCCTTGTATGATTTATTTTTGTTTCTTCTATTAGGTTCTATAACACTTAATCCATGTTCAAGACAAACTAGATCAGAATACTTTCTTATATCTTCTAATTCATTTTTACAGCTATTATATTTTTTACCATTTAGCCCTACTGAATTTATTATAATGTGATTATGAATATGTCCCTTATCAACATGAGTTGTAAGTACATATTGATATTTACCATCAAGAAATTTTTCTGCCCACTCTCTTCCAACTTGATGTGCTTTTTCTTTGTTTGCTTCTCCTGGTTTAAAAGATTGTATAAAATGAAACCCTTGTATGCCATCTTCTTTTTCATATTGTTTTTTTAAAGTTTTCATTTCCTCTATTGCTAAATTTTCATTTATACTACATTTATTCGAACTGACTAAAAGTTTGTCATCTGTCTTTTCTATATTTTCAATATACTTTAAGGCATTCTTTAAAGTTTTATGTATTGGATGTCTCTTCACATATGCCATAACTTAACCCTTATCCTGTGTTGCCTGAATATCCTGATAAACTTCTATTAAAACTTCATTAATATTTTCCATAGTATTTTTTAAATATTTAATTTCTGATTTATTAATCAAACCTCCTTGATTTAACTTTTTTGCAATTTGATTTATGTTATTTCCAATTCTACTTATTTGTGCTGAAAGCTCAAATATACTAGTAAGGTCATAAATAATTATTTCTCTTTTCAGTGCAGCATTAATAAAAAACCTATTTATACTCATTTTAGATACTGCGACTTTTTCCATAATCTTTTTATGCTCTTCATCTGTAGTTCTGATAAATATTACATTTTTTCTTTTTCTGTTCACTGTCAATTTATCACCACCAATTTATATTAAAAATTAATTCTGCTTCCGCAGGGGTATTAGGGGTATCCCCTAAAATTTCGGAAATGGCTATCCATTTCCACTGCTTGCTATTCTTAAAACAGCGTTTTAAGAATGATGGCTTTCTGAAAGAAAAAGGCATTTATGTACTTACCATTTGTTTTTGAAACTCAGCAGCCTTAATCAAATTATTATTTAAATAATAATCAACCTTTGATATGCATATTTTATTGACTGAAACTTTTGTATCTATTATTTTAAATAGATAAATAAAATCAGTTTGGAATTCTAGCGTACATACATATCTTCTGCATCTAATATTATCTATAACTAAGTATTTCATATTTGAATCCAAACTGTGCCCTCTTATGTCATCAATGTATAGCATTTACGCCCTCTCCTCTCTTGTAATTATAAAAATGAATCTATCAAACTAACAAATACTCCTAT
This region includes:
- a CDS encoding PrgI family protein, which translates into the protein MIEIKTPKEIRSYKETLFAGLTLRQIVCLGVALAINIPLYLFLKSYIGDEVASWVIMFTGVPLFLIGFFKYNGLPFEKFALIMLNFNLFIPRKRKYEVENIFTEILKEQDKVQLESLKKFKERKKKNVI
- a CDS encoding VirD4-like conjugal transfer protein, CD1115 family; translation: MTDQQRRKRYKIQLTIFFILLFIFISYMAIHIGTVFNSYEHFDYTMLDRFQNDIENHIKTVPFFIPQKQDLKLLIFVSLLYWSVAIYFITSDKKYMFGKEHGTASWAGKEEIKKIIDKDENNNIVFTETEQMSLNTKKTRKNLNVLVVGGSGSGKTRFYVKPNIMQANTSYVITDPKGELLRETGSLLYKKGYKIKVFNLIDMDYSSRYNPFVYIRTENDVMKVINGLIKNTNPKTGGGNDPFWEKSEVALLQSIFYFMWYELIPEEQNFKTVMELLRYASVREEDEDYESDLDIIFKQLREEKPNHIAVRQYNIFKLGAGKTIKSILISVGVRLSLFNIEAVSNLTAKDDLELERIAEEKTALFVVIPDSDTTFNFLVSMMYGQLFERLYYIADFKTKDGRLKTHVRFILDEFANIGQIPDFEKKIATMRSREISSNIIIQNMAQLKELYKYNWESITGNCDSTLFLGGQEQSTLEYISKSLGKETIDTRNINYSKGRQGSTSYNYGIHGRELLQPDEIGRMPDEDCILLIRGMFPFYSKKYNLYDHKNYIYLYEATNENYFDYSKVREIEKNKEKEEERIKILESYKMKDFELEIEQIKELFENAIFEEDISSILESELQINLNENYIEEEK
- a CDS encoding DUF3801 domain-containing protein encodes the protein MNTGGDTSAILMGFAADLSKEGFKDISKLGGEMLKYLFLSLLNKLDRKLNTGEVNIKRLITSGEELVTLDLNDKDAAIFAAKAKTTGLTYAIFDVSKSDNKVSYVYKKSEAEIVNKILEKMTDEKVNGIDKEADISMLSEYIIGKDRGLYILDKESPNDYIQINNENKEILKTYIVDKDNLDDCIKIIENTKKDTLEVEININGNQEILNKNDFNMEEIQKRVNDVGKTFSSPEYVYGDVELEKLKEKINNIELNKNEVNNKVEVKKDRKTMKEIDDNIKEVRAKKTNKKTKEKTKTKEGRDR
- a CDS encoding relaxase/mobilization nuclease domain-containing protein, with amino-acid sequence MAYVKRHPIHKTLKNALKYIENIEKTDDKLLVSSNKCSINENLAIEEMKTLKKQYEKEDGIQGFHFIQSFKPGEANKEKAHQVGREWAEKFLDGKYQYVLTTHVDKGHIHNHIIINSVGLNGKKYNSCKNELEDIRKYSDLVCLEHGLSVIEPNRRNKNKSYKEWQESKNKTSWKDIVREDIDYVISSSESFEDFIRKMKSEGYYIKHGNVKYMTFKKQGMNRAVRGKTLGIDYDEHSIKQRIKFKEHNIRSFRSKNKKYYKIDKKSFEYQIRKLSYRQSSLETNIKLIILLFKIIFNNNQNSFEKDKRPIKYTYAQKKAINGIKDLSSKLNLLHKYNLHTRGDVQKQIDILNGKIKQVETKKEKLKTLEIKMEAVCTEIELYYKYKKYHDEYERVILKGVYKKKNAYEIEKFESCKNRLEKFSLKDELQYENFINQRNEVIEKTKGVDNEINNTFKELDKILGLQNYLNKYERDKFIKDIQLETKMKDENEKER
- a CDS encoding plasmid mobilization protein; the encoded protein is MNRKRKNVIFIRTTDEEHKKIMEKVAVSKMSINRFFINAALKREIIIYDLTSIFELSAQISRIGNNINQIAKKLNQGGLINKSEIKYLKNTMENINEVLIEVYQDIQATQDKG